One Haloarcula sp. CBA1127 genomic window carries:
- a CDS encoding MaoC family dehydratase, whose amino-acid sequence MQFYEDVAVGDVRQSDGYTVSKSEIVEFAEKYDPQPFHTDEEAAKDSVFGGLVASGWQTAAICMRLNVETSEDMATQAGVGVDNLRWHQPLQPGETLRLRTEIIDKRPSDSDPSRGYLTARYEGLNQDDELVISYEATAIIRRETDE is encoded by the coding sequence ATGCAATTTTACGAGGATGTCGCAGTCGGCGACGTGCGCCAGTCGGACGGATACACCGTGTCGAAATCCGAGATTGTCGAATTTGCTGAGAAGTACGACCCGCAACCGTTCCACACCGACGAGGAGGCAGCGAAGGACTCAGTCTTTGGCGGGCTAGTCGCCTCTGGGTGGCAGACCGCCGCGATCTGTATGCGTCTCAACGTCGAGACCAGCGAGGACATGGCAACACAGGCTGGCGTCGGCGTCGACAATCTCCGCTGGCACCAGCCACTTCAGCCCGGTGAGACGCTACGATTACGAACCGAAATCATCGACAAACGCCCCTCTGACAGTGATCCGAGTCGGGGATACCTCACCGCCCGCTACGAAGGTCTGAATCAGGACGACGAACTGGTTATTTCATACGAGGCGACAGCCATCATTCGCCGCGAGACCGACGAGTGA
- a CDS encoding creatininase family protein — MSSRRSVCLEELAWPEIESALENGTRTVIIAVGSIEQHGPHLPLNMDTLDGDELSRRMAVEMGDALAAPTIRPGCSGHHMEFPGTITVPPETLMDVIRSYCRSLDTHGFEHIVLVPTHGGNFGPVKTVAPDIARDLEAAVIPLADLDEHKQLLNEGLSKAGIEYEQDVIHAGAAETAIVLAIDEGLIRTEAIESGPEGDISPARLLSEGFKSITENGVLGDPTAATTEAGEAIIENVVEANVKQVTAERSAT, encoded by the coding sequence ATGTCTTCTCGCAGGTCAGTGTGTCTTGAGGAACTGGCATGGCCAGAAATTGAGTCTGCACTCGAAAACGGAACACGGACAGTGATCATAGCTGTCGGTTCAATCGAACAACACGGCCCACACCTGCCGCTGAATATGGATACACTAGATGGGGATGAACTCTCGCGCCGAATGGCGGTCGAGATGGGTGATGCTCTTGCCGCCCCCACGATCCGCCCCGGATGCTCGGGACATCACATGGAGTTCCCCGGAACGATAACCGTTCCACCCGAGACATTGATGGATGTCATCCGATCGTACTGCAGGTCACTCGATACCCACGGCTTCGAACACATCGTGCTTGTCCCGACCCACGGTGGGAACTTCGGGCCGGTCAAAACCGTGGCACCAGACATCGCACGTGACCTCGAAGCCGCAGTAATTCCGCTCGCTGACCTCGATGAACACAAGCAATTGCTGAATGAGGGACTCAGCAAGGCCGGTATCGAGTACGAGCAGGATGTTATTCACGCCGGGGCCGCCGAAACAGCGATTGTACTAGCTATCGATGAGGGACTCATCAGGACGGAGGCTATCGAATCCGGGCCTGAAGGTGACATTTCGCCGGCTCGGTTGCTAAGCGAAGGGTTCAAATCAATCACAGAAAACGGTGTCCTCGGTGACCCGACAGCGGCAACCACCGAGGCAGGTGAAGCGATCATCGAAAATGTTGTCGAGGCGAACGTCAAGCAGGTCACGGCCGAACGTAGTGCGACCTAA
- a CDS encoding GAF domain-containing sensor histidine kinase codes for MSADADDYFRDLYELGTDRSLALDEKIEQAITIGRDRLGLAYGVLSYTAEGEYSVVGSTVETGDYAVGTVHNLDETWCRHVVKDREMLIVSDADASKYADDIAVEATGLQCYIGAPILVDGEAYGTLCYSDDTPRERDFGDQEQRFVELLTQWISYEIERHKHYQTVEAQNERLNEFAGVLAHDIRNPLTAAIGYTEYALESAPDAVATHLHTVLDSLDRIETLITNTLSLARDGADVGEREPVDIAAIARDAWDIVSPPNATLTISDSRTIMADRSRLQQLFENLFRNVKEHCGKDVTVTVRGTETGFEVSNDGPELPEPIAKSVFGGSFGQNRVGLGLLIVERVVSGHGWEGDVETTPEETKFIFSDIGTATKAGKTV; via the coding sequence ATGTCAGCCGATGCTGACGATTACTTTCGAGACCTGTATGAACTCGGCACAGATCGCTCATTGGCATTAGATGAAAAAATCGAGCAGGCGATAACAATCGGACGTGATCGACTGGGGCTGGCCTACGGAGTGCTCTCATACACAGCTGAAGGCGAGTATAGTGTCGTTGGGTCAACTGTTGAGACGGGCGACTACGCAGTCGGGACAGTCCACAATCTTGACGAAACGTGGTGCCGGCACGTTGTCAAGGACCGCGAAATGCTCATTGTATCTGATGCGGACGCCTCGAAATATGCTGATGATATCGCTGTAGAGGCCACTGGGTTGCAGTGTTATATCGGTGCCCCAATACTGGTCGACGGTGAAGCATATGGAACGCTCTGTTACTCTGATGATACCCCTCGGGAGCGCGATTTTGGAGACCAGGAACAACGGTTCGTCGAGCTATTGACGCAGTGGATTAGCTACGAAATAGAGCGGCACAAACACTACCAGACCGTCGAAGCGCAAAATGAGCGACTCAACGAGTTCGCTGGGGTGCTTGCACACGATATTCGGAACCCACTGACGGCCGCGATCGGATACACAGAATATGCCTTGGAATCCGCGCCGGACGCAGTTGCGACGCACTTACACACAGTGCTTGACTCTTTAGACCGGATTGAGACACTCATTACAAATACACTCTCACTGGCCCGCGACGGTGCAGATGTCGGAGAGCGAGAGCCGGTCGATATCGCGGCGATTGCACGTGACGCATGGGATATCGTTTCGCCGCCGAACGCCACATTGACCATCTCTGATAGTCGCACGATTATGGCTGACAGGTCGCGTCTCCAGCAATTATTCGAGAACCTGTTCCGTAATGTCAAAGAGCACTGTGGCAAGGATGTGACAGTCACGGTCCGGGGCACAGAGACCGGATTTGAAGTCAGTAATGACGGGCCTGAACTACCGGAGCCGATAGCAAAGTCGGTGTTTGGTGGCTCGTTCGGCCAAAATCGAGTCGGCCTTGGCCTCCTAATCGTAGAGCGAGTCGTTTCTGGGCATGGCTGGGAGGGCGACGTAGAAACGACTCCCGAAGAAACCAAATTCATATTCTCGGACATTGGGACGGCCACGAAAGCTGGCAAGACAGTCTGA
- a CDS encoding glycosyltransferase family 2 protein — protein MHSTTHLAVSVFGAIGLFILAYYLVVNGYYLCLHILALFELRDDVREANWDEPFRRFASPFYPGIALVVPAYNEAATIEESVQSMLSLNYPELEVVVVNDGSTDETLERLIERFELEEIEAAVPFEVPSEEIHGTYRSTRYEELLVVDKANGGKSDALNAGIWLTEMALFCAVDSDTIIDRDALLQIVKPFLKRPGTTVATGGVIRVANECIVKDGLVKEVKLPKTGLPGLQVMEYLRAFYSGRLGLNRLKGLILISGAFGLFRTDVVREIGGYRHDTITEDFDIIVRLHRYLTDEGREYTVDFVPEPVAWTEVPSNRRMLGRQRRRWFRGMVETVVTNRGMLFNPSYGRVGTVILPFFVAAEVFGPLIEGLGYIILPLAWYFGVLSIEFVIVFFLLTTGFGIFLSWFGVFSEVWSFNRYEDPRQIGRLLWYGVLENFGYRQWKTIVAWQGLLEYFRGVDSWGVMERGGFSVENHEDS, from the coding sequence ATGCATTCAACGACTCATCTGGCCGTCTCAGTGTTTGGCGCAATTGGGCTGTTCATTCTTGCCTACTATCTCGTAGTAAACGGCTATTATCTCTGTCTCCATATTCTGGCTCTGTTCGAGTTGCGCGACGACGTGCGTGAAGCAAACTGGGATGAGCCGTTCAGGCGGTTTGCCAGCCCGTTTTATCCAGGGATTGCGCTTGTCGTTCCAGCCTACAACGAGGCAGCGACGATTGAAGAGAGTGTCCAGTCGATGCTGTCGCTGAACTACCCAGAACTCGAGGTTGTCGTCGTCAACGATGGGTCAACTGATGAGACGCTTGAGAGATTGATCGAACGGTTTGAACTCGAAGAAATCGAGGCAGCCGTGCCATTCGAAGTGCCCAGCGAAGAGATACACGGGACATACCGGTCAACCCGATACGAGGAGCTATTGGTTGTTGACAAGGCAAACGGGGGCAAGAGTGACGCACTCAATGCCGGTATCTGGCTGACAGAGATGGCGCTGTTCTGTGCGGTCGATTCGGATACGATTATCGACAGAGATGCATTATTGCAGATCGTCAAACCGTTTCTCAAGCGGCCGGGGACGACAGTGGCGACAGGCGGCGTCATCAGAGTAGCAAACGAATGTATTGTCAAGGATGGCCTCGTCAAAGAGGTGAAGCTTCCGAAGACTGGGCTCCCAGGACTACAGGTAATGGAGTATCTCCGTGCGTTCTACTCCGGTCGACTCGGACTCAATCGGCTCAAAGGATTAATTCTCATCTCGGGTGCGTTCGGGCTCTTCCGAACCGACGTTGTCCGCGAGATCGGTGGCTATCGCCATGACACGATTACAGAAGACTTCGACATCATCGTTCGCCTTCACCGGTATCTGACCGACGAAGGACGGGAATACACTGTTGATTTTGTGCCCGAGCCAGTCGCCTGGACGGAAGTTCCAAGCAATAGACGCATGCTCGGCCGCCAGCGCCGTCGCTGGTTCCGTGGAATGGTTGAGACGGTTGTCACGAATCGAGGAATGCTATTCAACCCATCGTACGGCCGCGTCGGAACAGTCATTCTTCCGTTCTTTGTCGCAGCGGAGGTGTTTGGTCCACTTATCGAGGGGCTAGGCTACATTATTCTCCCGCTTGCGTGGTACTTTGGGGTGTTGAGCATCGAATTTGTCATTGTTTTCTTTTTGCTTACGACTGGGTTTGGTATCTTCCTGTCATGGTTCGGCGTGTTCAGCGAAGTCTGGAGTTTCAACCGATATGAAGACCCACGGCAGATAGGACGATTACTGTGGTACGGCGTGCTGGAGAACTTTGGTTACCGACAGTGGAAGACTATCGTGGCCTGGCAGGGGCTTCTTGAGTATTTCCGCGGGGTAGATAGCTGGGGCGTCATGGAGCGAGGCGGGTTCAGCGTTGAAAACCATGAAGATAGCTGA
- a CDS encoding HEAT repeat domain-containing protein → MQGAVAVGEYSVPISVILAVIGLLVGIGLIVSLALTMGLSSYRYLKATQRSRVRSDVQDELLSRAFAPESKWDEWVPTLSKTERSVATELLAEYLRELDGSEADSLKQLGAALGIPDDARSDLERGHTFVRLQALTWLIRLDDPDPYHAASYEPTTQAERAAVARLLFQTGQLDSPAEGVELLLDGATTEFSVFGQDTLYRLAREAPDTMFALAANRYEAWSDALLAQVLLVHGQLGTGIRTADVSWLTSNLEADDEGVRAAAASALGSFGWRPELRDSRFLARATADSSPRVRGAVYEMLGSWGDQEAVTILLYALVSEEDPRALVRGTNALVRRQDQIGRSGPAILGAAWEWSSEHVSYDSVARGHTRATQG, encoded by the coding sequence ATGCAGGGTGCTGTGGCGGTAGGTGAGTATTCCGTACCCATCAGTGTCATCCTCGCTGTTATAGGACTCCTCGTTGGAATCGGACTCATAGTCTCGCTTGCACTCACAATGGGGCTGTCGAGCTACCGGTATCTCAAGGCCACACAGCGGAGTCGTGTGCGCTCGGACGTACAAGACGAGCTACTCAGCAGAGCCTTTGCACCAGAATCAAAGTGGGACGAATGGGTCCCTACTCTTTCGAAGACAGAACGGAGCGTCGCGACGGAACTTCTAGCAGAGTATCTTCGTGAGCTTGACGGGAGCGAAGCCGACTCGCTCAAGCAGCTCGGTGCCGCGTTGGGCATCCCAGATGACGCCCGGTCTGATTTAGAACGTGGTCATACGTTCGTTCGATTACAGGCATTAACGTGGCTCATCAGACTAGATGATCCAGACCCGTATCATGCGGCATCTTACGAGCCAACGACACAGGCCGAGCGAGCGGCCGTTGCGCGTCTGCTCTTTCAGACCGGACAGTTGGATTCCCCCGCAGAGGGCGTCGAGTTACTGCTAGATGGGGCGACAACGGAGTTCAGTGTCTTTGGTCAAGATACGCTGTATCGGCTTGCACGGGAGGCCCCCGATACGATGTTTGCACTTGCAGCAAACCGGTACGAGGCGTGGTCAGATGCACTGTTGGCGCAAGTGTTACTCGTTCACGGACAACTCGGAACCGGCATTCGCACAGCAGATGTATCTTGGTTGACATCCAATTTGGAGGCTGATGACGAGGGTGTACGAGCGGCCGCAGCAAGTGCACTTGGCAGTTTCGGCTGGCGACCGGAGCTTCGAGATTCACGGTTTCTGGCCCGGGCCACGGCTGATTCCTCGCCGCGTGTTCGGGGTGCTGTCTACGAGATGCTGGGTTCATGGGGCGATCAAGAGGCAGTGACAATCCTTCTCTATGCGCTTGTTTCCGAAGAGGATCCACGGGCGTTAGTCCGTGGAACGAACGCACTGGTGCGACGACAGGATCAAATCGGTCGTAGTGGACCAGCTATTCTCGGCGCTGCCTGGGAATGGAGCAGTGAACACGTATCATACGATAGTGTCGCCCGGGGCCACACCCGGGCCACCCAGGGATAA
- a CDS encoding response regulator transcription factor, with the protein MGDEILVVDDDETLRQLLTHRLESAGYAVRVCEDGQAAADLLDTGYEPALVICDVMMPRLDGTRLLRMIRGGELAVRSDLPIVMLTSRGQEEHVLEGFDSGADDYVTKPFRAQELLARVRRYATA; encoded by the coding sequence ATGGGTGATGAAATACTCGTAGTTGATGACGATGAAACACTTCGGCAGTTGCTCACCCACCGATTGGAGAGTGCGGGATACGCTGTCCGCGTCTGTGAGGACGGACAGGCCGCGGCCGATCTGCTTGATACGGGGTATGAACCAGCACTGGTTATTTGTGATGTGATGATGCCGCGTCTCGACGGGACCCGACTACTACGGATGATCCGGGGTGGTGAGTTGGCAGTGCGTTCGGACTTACCCATTGTCATGCTCACATCTCGTGGGCAGGAAGAGCACGTACTGGAGGGGTTTGACTCCGGCGCGGATGATTATGTCACCAAGCCGTTTCGTGCGCAAGAGCTACTAGCTCGGGTTCGAAGATATGCGACAGCGTGA
- a CDS encoding pyridoxamine 5'-phosphate oxidase family protein codes for MSSDYQPLLGAELEESVIDEVLTERGVGVLSMAAEGVPYGVPLSFGYDGEDTLYFVFLGATTELRKESYAEQTDVASFTTFDIGQDGAWRSVIVSGPLNRIEIDEWDSARESLADNAYQSNLLSEYELQENPNVWSLKAQERSGRAVGQQ; via the coding sequence ATGAGTTCAGATTACCAACCCTTGTTGGGCGCGGAATTGGAAGAATCGGTCATTGATGAGGTACTAACTGAGAGAGGTGTTGGTGTGCTGTCGATGGCCGCTGAGGGAGTGCCATACGGCGTGCCGCTATCCTTCGGGTACGACGGAGAGGACACCCTGTATTTCGTGTTTTTGGGCGCAACCACCGAACTCCGGAAAGAAAGTTACGCGGAACAGACGGATGTCGCGAGTTTTACCACCTTCGATATTGGTCAAGATGGTGCATGGCGGAGTGTGATTGTCTCCGGACCGCTCAACCGCATCGAAATCGACGAATGGGACAGCGCACGTGAGTCACTCGCTGATAACGCGTACCAGTCAAACCTTCTCTCTGAGTACGAACTGCAGGAGAATCCTAACGTGTGGTCACTGAAAGCCCAGGAACGGTCAGGCCGCGCTGTCGGACAGCAGTGA
- a CDS encoding DCC1-like thiol-disulfide oxidoreductase family protein, with protein sequence MARFSSVLIYDGECPYCSVAAKALEQVDDIGAISWYDESAQSFLTAQFEEPPFAMVLVDRPTKQVYAGRAAAEELAGRAGLPDLVGSLVRENYEKIAHVVGLASGRGREPDDVHERYVLADDAKDHFEKLARNAVDRDIRTDA encoded by the coding sequence ATGGCTCGTTTTAGTTCGGTTCTCATCTACGACGGCGAATGCCCGTACTGCTCGGTGGCTGCGAAAGCTCTGGAGCAGGTCGACGATATCGGCGCGATCTCGTGGTACGATGAGTCGGCCCAGTCGTTTCTGACGGCCCAGTTCGAGGAGCCACCGTTTGCGATGGTGCTGGTCGATCGGCCGACAAAGCAGGTGTACGCGGGGCGGGCAGCCGCCGAAGAACTCGCCGGCCGCGCCGGGCTCCCCGATCTCGTCGGCTCCCTCGTCAGGGAAAACTACGAGAAAATCGCGCATGTCGTTGGCCTGGCGAGTGGGCGCGGCAGAGAGCCGGATGATGTCCACGAGCGCTACGTGCTGGCAGACGACGCGAAAGACCACTTCGAAAAGCTTGCCAGAAACGCTGTTGATCGGGATATACGCACCGACGCATAG
- a CDS encoding DUF6498-containing protein encodes MPSPGRILHTEDSRRTELLGTIVSNSLPIVGVAFLDWSAAALLFLYWFELGVDSVWALVRAVFAGRPPEIETGTLLIGPLAQRQFSLAIPRTDLRVYLTTLLVLPITVLILAAVWLFTGALLIGPLPEPGTETVTGVLLATVGIFVLTGITTVRNYFYNGAYRKHNSTTAFRGLLPRIVTVFFGGILTLTLITAATEGPEAELGSLDPTVVGLPLVLMVVCFKFTSDLLGVYSDRLAVYFKSYDQEYGWQTAPPKARSIDRTLADAHECVRPVRWGRVIGGLLRFPYHPGSLFIGGMGLLVAVLFAIGSAWDIVAVIVVASVSIPVFLLCLDQLLRYGTIEYRIDADAGVLVAYDRLFGTALWRIESWEERSLRVEKTPLDSLLGTETVTIEHAEGEYILPHLPGTASIVAVFDRQPDQSEQILPGRAGLLG; translated from the coding sequence ATGCCCTCCCCCGGACGGATTCTCCATACAGAGGATAGCCGTCGGACGGAACTACTCGGCACTATCGTTTCGAATTCGCTTCCGATCGTCGGTGTTGCGTTTCTCGACTGGAGTGCGGCTGCATTGCTGTTTCTCTATTGGTTTGAGCTTGGCGTCGACTCGGTCTGGGCACTCGTCCGGGCAGTGTTCGCCGGTCGCCCGCCGGAGATCGAAACTGGAACCTTGCTTATCGGACCGCTGGCACAACGGCAGTTCTCCCTCGCTATCCCGCGAACCGATCTGCGAGTCTATCTCACGACACTGCTCGTACTCCCAATTACTGTCCTAATCTTGGCTGCCGTCTGGTTGTTTACTGGGGCCTTGCTGATCGGCCCGCTGCCGGAACCCGGCACGGAGACGGTAACTGGTGTGCTGCTGGCAACTGTCGGAATTTTCGTTCTGACGGGCATCACTACGGTACGGAATTACTTCTACAACGGCGCATATCGGAAACATAACTCGACGACGGCGTTTCGTGGCCTGTTACCCCGGATAGTAACCGTCTTTTTCGGCGGCATACTCACGCTGACACTGATAACAGCAGCTACGGAGGGGCCTGAAGCAGAACTCGGCAGTCTCGACCCGACTGTTGTTGGACTGCCGCTGGTACTCATGGTCGTCTGCTTCAAATTCACGTCTGACCTCCTGGGCGTCTACAGCGACCGTCTTGCCGTCTATTTCAAGTCGTACGATCAGGAATACGGCTGGCAAACGGCCCCGCCGAAGGCACGATCTATCGACAGGACGCTCGCTGATGCACATGAGTGCGTTCGCCCGGTTCGCTGGGGCCGAGTCATCGGCGGCCTCCTCCGATTCCCATATCACCCAGGCAGCCTGTTTATCGGTGGTATGGGGCTGCTTGTTGCGGTCCTGTTTGCAATCGGCAGTGCCTGGGATATCGTCGCCGTGATCGTTGTCGCAAGCGTTAGCATCCCGGTTTTCCTGCTGTGTCTCGATCAGCTATTGCGATACGGAACAATCGAATACCGAATCGACGCTGACGCTGGTGTGCTCGTCGCATATGACCGTCTGTTTGGCACGGCACTCTGGCGCATCGAGTCATGGGAGGAACGCAGCCTCCGCGTTGAGAAAACGCCGCTTGATTCACTGCTCGGAACGGAGACGGTTACTATCGAACACGCTGAAGGCGAGTATATACTGCCACATTTGCCTGGTACCGCCTCAATCGTCGCGGTGTTTGACCGACAGCCAGACCAGTCAGAACAGATACTCCCCGGTCGGGCTGGATTACTCGGGTAA
- a CDS encoding PQQ-binding-like beta-propeller repeat protein, translating to MVATGSVAGIAGCSSSCPDDGAPDPSHTVEPDIDSSGFETVPDGSWPSPRFDATNTGYAPVGMETTTPSVRWRADISTSSGDGETTGASAVVVADGTVVLTTATGVVALSLRDGEEQWRRDLTPATVPSVVDIGDEPAPPVIANSRVFLTTTDGIAAFEVADGAVAWRNTDTAGAGVPAVTDDALFVPTTDGVARFATDDGRRQWTATADGTRLAVADDTVIIAGQEIVAVDAATGEVQWEHSDRPEGYPVVSDGTVYVSNTYGDLIGRSLTDGTEQWRLDDRRSLEFPVVTPDSVYAIERPGESASATFAFDRVENGPPEPRWCSEINLGGAVTAAADDAVFTFQSDDGLTAFTTRLGEAVWQYPTEYQAVSLAVLDGGIVGVSPDGTVVALGGE from the coding sequence ATGGTCGCCACCGGATCAGTCGCCGGTATCGCTGGCTGTTCGTCGTCGTGCCCTGACGACGGCGCACCAGACCCATCACATACAGTCGAACCGGATATCGACAGTTCCGGCTTCGAGACAGTGCCCGACGGCTCGTGGCCCTCGCCGCGGTTCGACGCGACGAACACGGGCTATGCGCCAGTCGGGATGGAAACCACGACACCATCGGTCAGATGGCGCGCAGATATTTCAACATCGTCTGGTGACGGTGAAACCACCGGTGCAAGCGCGGTGGTCGTCGCCGACGGAACTGTCGTGCTAACGACAGCGACCGGTGTCGTCGCCCTATCGCTCCGTGACGGCGAAGAACAGTGGCGGCGCGATCTCACACCGGCGACGGTTCCGTCAGTGGTCGACATTGGAGACGAACCAGCGCCACCGGTGATAGCTAACAGTCGCGTCTTTCTCACGACGACAGACGGTATCGCTGCATTCGAGGTTGCGGACGGAGCAGTTGCGTGGCGAAACACCGACACGGCCGGGGCAGGCGTTCCAGCGGTGACTGACGACGCCCTGTTCGTCCCCACGACTGACGGGGTAGCGAGATTTGCGACCGACGACGGACGCCGGCAGTGGACGGCGACCGCCGACGGGACGAGGCTGGCCGTAGCTGACGACACCGTCATTATTGCGGGCCAGGAGATAGTGGCGGTAGACGCCGCAACTGGCGAGGTCCAGTGGGAACACTCGGACCGACCTGAGGGCTATCCCGTCGTCTCTGATGGGACCGTCTATGTGAGCAACACGTACGGCGACCTGATAGGCCGGTCACTTACCGACGGGACCGAGCAGTGGCGTCTCGACGACAGACGATCACTCGAGTTCCCGGTCGTGACGCCCGATAGCGTGTATGCGATTGAGCGCCCGGGTGAGTCCGCCAGCGCGACGTTCGCCTTCGACCGCGTCGAAAACGGACCACCAGAGCCCCGGTGGTGCTCGGAAATCAATCTCGGTGGCGCGGTGACTGCCGCGGCTGATGACGCTGTGTTTACGTTCCAGTCTGATGATGGCCTCACCGCGTTCACCACGCGCCTCGGCGAGGCAGTATGGCAGTATCCGACCGAGTATCAGGCAGTCTCACTGGCGGTACTCGATGGCGGAATCGTGGGCGTGTCGCCGGACGGAACCGTCGTGGCCCTCGGAGGTGAGTGA
- a CDS encoding MTH865 family protein encodes MTEDTAEQLRAELEAVFTSAEYPVEEPMELVPVLPDGPSTTFEAGDVRVGVMDFGTEYAEYQDYPYETAAALVDDLMAGFREEGLFD; translated from the coding sequence ATGACAGAAGACACCGCTGAGCAGCTTAGAGCAGAACTAGAGGCGGTTTTCACCAGTGCCGAATACCCCGTCGAGGAACCGATGGAACTGGTGCCAGTGCTGCCGGACGGCCCGAGTACGACATTCGAAGCAGGGGATGTCCGCGTCGGGGTGATGGATTTCGGCACGGAATACGCCGAGTATCAGGACTATCCCTACGAGACGGCTGCGGCCCTTGTCGACGATCTGATGGCCGGCTTTCGGGAAGAAGGGCTGTTCGACTGA
- a CDS encoding heavy-metal-associated domain-containing protein, which translates to MSTTLTVEGMSCGHCEQTVEEAIEALAGVQGAKADKDAGQVSVDGDVSTEQLISVVEDAGYDAET; encoded by the coding sequence ATGTCTACGACGTTGACCGTCGAAGGGATGAGTTGTGGTCACTGTGAGCAGACCGTCGAGGAGGCCATCGAGGCGCTCGCTGGTGTCCAAGGCGCAAAAGCCGACAAAGATGCCGGACAGGTGTCTGTCGACGGCGACGTCAGCACAGAGCAACTCATCAGCGTCGTGGAGGACGCGGGGTACGACGCAGAGACCTGA
- a CDS encoding universal stress protein, whose translation MYSDILVPTDGSASMEQVLEHTIDIADGRDVTVHALYVVDDRAFLSMDDEMQDEVLENLRTEGEEATSAVRDTLEQEGIEVSTAIQRGKPADRIVSYVTDADIDLITMGTQADKYEKNMLGSTAQKVVTKSSVPVLTVDISESD comes from the coding sequence ATGTATAGCGATATTCTCGTTCCAACGGATGGGAGTGCGTCAATGGAGCAGGTACTGGAACACACAATCGATATTGCCGACGGGCGGGATGTCACCGTCCACGCGCTGTATGTTGTCGACGACCGAGCGTTCCTGTCGATGGATGACGAGATGCAGGACGAGGTACTGGAGAACCTGCGAACGGAGGGCGAAGAGGCCACGTCGGCAGTCCGGGACACACTGGAACAGGAAGGAATCGAGGTTTCGACAGCTATCCAGCGGGGGAAGCCAGCAGACCGCATCGTATCGTACGTTACAGACGCCGACATCGACCTGATTACGATGGGAACGCAGGCAGACAAGTACGAAAAGAACATGCTCGGGAGTACAGCGCAGAAGGTCGTCACGAAGTCGTCCGTTCCGGTACTCACTGTTGACATTTCCGAGTCGGACTAG